DNA from Amorphoplanes friuliensis DSM 7358:
ATGCTCACGGCGGGCAGCCCCAGCCGGCTGCCGATGGCCTCGGCGATCGCGCGTACCGTGATGCCCTCGTCCTCGATCGCGTGCCAGTACCGGCCGGCCGGTCCCTGTTCCAGCGCCAGCCGGAACAGCGACGCGACATCGCGGATGTGCACGGCCTGCCACAGGTTCTGCCCGTCGCCGGGGTAACCGACGACGCCCTTCTCCTGGGCCAGCGCGATCAGCAGCGGGAGGAAGCCCGCACTGTCGGTCGTGCTGTGCGCGATGGGGGGAATGCGCACGATCGAGGACCGCACTCCCTGCTCGGCGAGGCCGACCACGGTGGTCTCCACGATGTTGCGCACCCGCAGGGTGCCGCGGAACTCGTCGCCGCCGGGCAGGGCCGGGTCCTGCTCGGTGGCCGGCCGGCCCAGGTTCTCCCATCCGGGCGAGCCGATGCTGCCCGCCGCGACCAGCGGTTTTCCCGTACCCGCGAGCGCCTCGCCGAGCGCCAGCACGATCGCGAGCTCGGCGGCGGTCACGGCGTCGATCCCGCCGGACATCATCAGCTCACGCCGCCATCCGACGTGGATGACGCCGTCGGACTCCGCGGCCGCCTGCCGCAGCCCGCCGAGGTCTTCCAGATCGCCGCGGCGCACCTTCGCGCCGAGAGCCGACAGGGCCGCCGCGGCCGTGTCCGACCGGGCCAGGCTGGTGACCTCGTGCCCGGCGGCAACGAGCTCGGGGATGATGGCCGAACCGGCATGGCCGGTCCCACCAGTGACAAACACGCGCATGCGACTGTCCTTGTGTGTCGTGGGAGAGAACGTCAGAGGACTGCGGCGCCCAGGGCGGTTTCGAAGCCGGCGCCGTTGCGGGACACGCCCACCAGCAGCAGACCGGCCCATTCCAGGGCGTGGGCCATCCCGAGATCTCCGGCGTCGAGGGCCCGCATGTCCAGGCTCTCCAGGAACGCCGCCACACGGGCCTTGGCCTCGGTGCTGTCGGCGGCGAAGAACGCATCCATGGGCTTGTCCTGGGCCAGGACACCGCCGTAGATCGTGTTGAACGCCTTCACGACGTGGGCGCCCTCGGGGGCCTTGGCCGCGATCTGCTGGGCCACCGAGTTGCCCGGGGAGGTGGCCAGTCCGTCACCGTTGGCGTTGAACGGGTTGGTGATGTCGACGACGATCTTGCCGGCCAGTGCGTCGCCGTAGTGCGCGACCACGTCGACCGCGCCGGCGTACAGGACAGCCAGGACGACGATGTCACCCGCCGGCCGGGATCCGTACGCGCCGAC
Protein-coding regions in this window:
- a CDS encoding SDR family oxidoreductase translates to MRVFVTGGTGHAGSAIIPELVAAGHEVTSLARSDTAAAALSALGAKVRRGDLEDLGGLRQAAAESDGVIHVGWRRELMMSGGIDAVTAAELAIVLALGEALAGTGKPLVAAGSIGSPGWENLGRPATEQDPALPGGDEFRGTLRVRNIVETTVVGLAEQGVRSSIVRIPPIAHSTTDSAGFLPLLIALAQEKGVVGYPGDGQNLWQAVHIRDVASLFRLALEQGPAGRYWHAIEDEGITVRAIAEAIGSRLGLPAVSIPADVLMLPGYFGFLANLVTLDLPASNLITRRTLGWEPAQPGLLADLDNGHYFPAG
- a CDS encoding NADPH-dependent F420 reductase, whose product is MTSISIIGSGNMATAIGTRAVKHGHTVEFMSRTTAKAQALADGIGNGATVGAYGSRPAGDIVVLAVLYAGAVDVVAHYGDALAGKIVVDITNPFNANGDGLATSPGNSVAQQIAAKAPEGAHVVKAFNTIYGGVLAQDKPMDAFFAADSTEAKARVAAFLESLDMRALDAGDLGMAHALEWAGLLLVGVSRNGAGFETALGAAVL